Part of the Methanosarcinales archaeon genome, TACTCTGGAAAAATATGGTCGAATCGATGTGCTGATAAATAATGCAGGCATTGTTCAGGATGCCTTTTTATCAAAAATGACTGAAGAACAGTGGGATAAGGTTATCGACGTCAATCTTAAAGGAGTTTTCAACTGCACCCAGGCAGTGGTTGAAGTAATGATGAACCAGGGGAATGGTGTAATTATCAATACATCTTCGATCGTAGGACTCAACGGCAATGTAGGGCAGGTCAATTATGCTGCAACTAAAGCCGGTTTGATCGGCATGACAAAGACTCTGGCAAAGGAACTTGGAAAAAAA contains:
- a CDS encoding SDR family oxidoreductase translates to TLEKYGRIDVLINNAGIVQDAFLSKMTEEQWDKVIDVNLKGVFNCTQAVVEVMMNQGNGVIINTSSIVGLNGNVGQVNYAATKAGLIGMTKTLAKELGKKGIRVNAVAPGFIATPMTSNVPEKILEMMKEKTPLRRLGAPKDIANAYLYLASDEANFVNGAVLCVDGGLII